The genome window agatagctaagagtgctggtagcatagggcctgaggagggagtctacatagccagacaatcctgctgtcaaggtgccaatgcctgggatgatggggcatccaggatttccaggtttatggatcttgagtagcagatagaatacccctgctcagggttctaggggtgtgtctgtgcggatttgcgcttgtgctttttcagggagtttcttgagcagatggtgtagtttcttttggtaaattTTGGAAAGTTAGAGTGGAAATAGGAAATAAAGTAATAGGGGGAAAAACtgaagaagaagggaaaaaatcatggacatttattttattgcactcggtggggaagtgggaggaggaggaaacaaacatttcaaatattttttggtttccaaaattaaaacaaaaatttcaaattcaaaatttcccattgaaaaatTGAATAGTTTAGTCAAATAACATTTTCCTATAggaaaaaactgggtttgatAAAACCCCATTTTTGTGTgggaaaaaaaacctcaccaGCTTTACCTACAAGTAAAGACACAATGCAAAGGTGAAGGTAGTGCTCTCTTTTCAGCAATGGGGCCAAACTGAGCCAAATTTTGCCATATCTGGATGAATCTGTTTCACAGCTTTCATAACTCCGTGTTGAGTGAGGTTCATCTGTTTCCAAACTTTTAGTAGTTCAATaggaacattgaaaggtggataaggaattggttaaaggggagactacaacgggtcctactgaaaggtgaactgtcaggctggagggaggtttccagtggagttcctcaaggatcggttttgggaccaatcttatttaatctttttattactgacctcggcacaaaaagtgggagtgtgctaataaagtttgcggatgatacaaagctgggaggtattgccaatttagagaaggacagggatatcctacaggaggatctggatgaccttgtaaactggagtaatagtaataggatgaaatttaatagtgataagtgtaaggtcatgcatttagggattaataacaagaattttggttataagctggggacgcatcaattagaagtaacggaggaggagaaggaccttggagtattggttgatcataggatgactatgagccgccaatgggatgtggccgtgaaaaaagctaatgcggtcttgggatgcatcaggagaggtatttccagtagggataaggaggttttagtacccttatacaaggcactggtgagacctcacctggaatactgtgtgcagttctggtctcccatgtttaagaaggatgaattcaaactggaacaggtacagagaagggctactagaatgatccgaggaatggaaaacttgtcttatgaaaggagactcaaggaccttggcttgtttagcctaacaaaaagaaggttgaggggagatatgattgctctctataaatatatcagagggataaataccggagagggagaggaattatttaagctcagtaccaatgtggacacaagaacaaatggatataaattggccaccaggaaatttagactagaaattagacgaaggtttctaaccatcagaggagtgaagttttggaacagccttccaagggaagcagtgggggcaaatgatctatctggctttaagattaaactcgataagtttatggaggagatggtatgatgggataacatggttttggtaattaaatattcatggtaaatagacccaatggcctgtgataggatattaaatggggtgggatctgagttacccaggaaagaattttctgtagtatctggctgatgaatcttgcccatatgcttagggtttagctgatctccatatttggggtcgggaaggaattttcctccagggcagattggaagaggccctggaggtttttcgccttcctctgtagcatggggcatgggtcacttgctggaggattctctgctccttgaagtctttaaaccacgatttgaggacttcaatagcacagacataggtgagaggttttttgcaggagtggtgggtgaaattctgtggcctgcgttgtgcaggaggtcagactagatgatcataatggtcccttctgacctaaatatctatgaatctatgaacttcCACCAGAGTTTATCTTTAATCACCAGGTAAGTTAATGAATGTGAGATGACCCGTGCAAAGTCCATGTAGATGCAGAATATTGGTCATCCCGTCCCCTAAACTCAAATGTCCTAGACAAAAATGCACTTAGAACTTTGAACTATGGTAAACTAGCTGAAAGCAGAACCTGTGAAACCTTTCCTTTTGGTTTTATAATATTACTTTTGGAAACCaggcaagaaagaaagaacatactgtatggtttcagagtaacagccatgttagtctgtatttgcaaaaagaaaaggagtacttgtctctaaggtgccacaagtactccttttctttttgcgaatatactGTATGTAAATTAATGAATAATAATCCTCAGCTGGAAGGAGGAATTGGACCAGTGTGGACCTGTTATTAATTTCCCAGGTTCACTCAACAGCTCAATAATTGCATTTTGAGTTTCTTCTTTCTCAAGTTGCCAAAACACGAGCTTTCCTGTTTTATTGCCTAGTCCTTTGTTCTTGCTTTaagacattttaatgtttttttctgccttttcaaGCGACATCGACTATATTTGTGTCTACTATTATTTAAAGTAATGATCATTTTTCTCTCcagcatatatatataaattggtGAAGAGAACACAATAAACTGATGAAGTTTACAATCTGTTTCTCCTCCTTTTTATATATGATTTTTATGTGACTATCTTATAATGTGACTGCTTAGAATTGATTTAAGTGGCTCCCAGTAAACTTGTAGTGACCCTACAACATTACCTTTTGTCTTGTCACACtttaattttcccttttattatatgTGCACTTTGACTGTATTAATCTCTGTGGGTcttattcataaaaataaataaattcaaataaaattttgaaaggcatttaaaaaaaagctgaagGCTTTCTAAGGTCAGGACAGGGGTCATTCAATAAAAAAGAATTATATCCATTCTAAATATGCAAACCCCAAGTTCAAAAATCCCCATACTCTGCCCTAAGAAGGTGAAATCCCAGAATAAGATGCATCTCTTATGAGTCTGATTCAAaggccattaaagtcaatggaaagagtctcaatgacttcagtgggcttttgcaTCAAGTCCTAAATGACTAAATATTGCATGTGAAACAAGAAAAGGGTTAGAAAAGTTTAAAGAAACACATTGGCCCCAAAGAGATTCTAATGCAAGGTAACAAATCAGATCACTATTATAAAGTATTTCATGtatgcagtgttcttgtagctgtgttggtcccagaatattagagacacaaggtaggtgaagtgatatattttattggcccaacttctgttggtgagagagacaagcttctgagagctcttcttcaggtcccaGACctcaagagctctgtgtaagcttgatagcttgtctctctcacgaaCAGAAATTGggccaattaaaaatattatctcCCCAACACTGTCTCTAAAGTATTTCAGTAACTTTACCAGACACTAAAGGGCATCTGGCAATGCAATaaatttgctgctgctttgtgtCAGAGAACAGATGTTCAACTCCACCTACTGTTCTACAAGTTACATAGTAGTGTGTAAAAATTAttcaaggttttaaaaaatacctcAGAACAAACATCAGACAAATTGTCTGACAAAGGATAAAAATGTATTCTTAACTGAACTTTGCTCATCTGTACATCTCTAAAAATGTACTCTTCCAGGCTAATTATCTTCCAACTCAAATTGACATTTGGCTCTCATCGTGATCTACAAAGTAACCTGGATATTCTATGATGGGAAACATATGATGCATGCATGTGACCAAAACACTTTTATAGTGTTTGAGAACAGAATAAAAACCAGAAGAGATtctaagattttttaaaaaaaacttgttaaaTTGAAGAATTTTAAGCCTGAAATGATACAAATGAAGCCAGAACTATATTTCAGGACTGTATCGAGGACTATAGTTCCATTTTAGAGCTTGCAGAAAGACAGTGTCCTTTTTTCTCCTTGATATGCTTGGAGAAATCTTAGCAATTTAAACGGAAGTTATGTGCCCATGCCAAGAGAAGTATGAATTCCATATCAATCTGTGGAAAGATTCTGCCAAAAAGTAGTTAAATAATTCCCCCAAAGCAGTCAGTGCCACTAAATGGTCATATACTATTTACTCACATTTCATTCATGTCATGTAAAAGCACTGCATTTGTCAATGTTTGATGTGAAGAGAAAAAAGAACACCATACCTCATGCAGAGCTTTTCTTGCACCGCAGTTTATGCCTCCAATAAAGACCATGTTGGGCATCACTGGTCTGGGATACTCAAACACAAAGTCATATCTCATCAGCCAAATGGATGTAGAACTCAGAAGGTCCAACAGTGTCACATCTCTTTGCAGAACCTCAGAGGCGAAGCTTAGACCTTGTGCATAGAAACTATTGCAATATAAGAATTCTACAGAGTCAACTAAAACATTTTTCAATCGTTGGGAAAATGTCATGTAGTCTGAGTTCATTGTAAAAATTCTTGGGACATAAGAAAGAGGATCTGGACATTGATTCGCTTTGTAATGTAAATTGCATGGTAATGCTCGCATGAAGAACACACATGGGAGTGAAAAATAATTAGCAACTAGTGCTCCACAAAGAGAAATGGGATCTGTGAGGAGAGCATCAAAGTCACTTTGTTTCAGATATTGCATCAGTTCCTTGTGGTTAAATAAACTCTTACAATTACTAAATATCAGACTGAAAATTGCTACTGAAGAGTTATGTATTGATAGAACATTAAATGGAAATGGTTGTCCCTTTAGGTGAGCATCAACATATGTCTGTAAGTTTACATCCATATCTTCCTTTGTATAAGATACTGGATATGTTTTCATGGTATAGTTCCCTGTTATTCTCAGCTGCCAATTTACTTGAGGTACAACAACCACCACTTCATGTCCTCTCTGACTGAGGTTTTCCACTACCTGACGCATGCTGAGCCAGTGGCTTCCATCCATGGGCACAACCACCAGCTTCCCACCTTCTGAAAAGCCAGCAATCATCAGGAGAAGCATCCATGCAGCAAACTGATAGCGAAGGAGAAGGGCAGTCAACATCTTTCTGTTGGAACTCAAAACCCAAATAAACCTTCCTTCAAGAGAAAACAAATTTCAGGAGCAAACACAAAGATTTATAACTGTTGGCTTCTGCTGCATTCTCCATGTGATCTAGTGAATGATTATTAGATCTAGTTTGTTTCCAGATAATGATGGTCAGAGGAATTTTTAAAGCTGTTAGAGGGAGGGCCAAAATGATCTTATGAATGATCACAGAAGTTCACCCTTGAAAAGATTTCTCGTATTTGCATCAATGTGCCCAGGGTGGTGTTTACAGATAGATACTGAGATCAGTGGAATTCAGCCAGGGAGGAATTTGGCCCCTAGtgtttaaggcagtggttctcagacatTTTACAATAAACACCCACTTTCAGTAACGCAAACCATTTCAGGACCCACCTTCAAGTGTGCTAAAGACACTATTCATACATGGCCAGTACTAATGAAATGTACAATTATAATAGATTTTGCTTTGAATCATTTCAAGAGATGAATTAACATGTTGCTAGCTTATGCAGTTCTGGAAAGACTGATCCAAACTGAAATTAGAGTGACCTGAGAATCACCACCGCAGGGGGACAGGGTCTGGAGGTAGGCATTtcaagggcagggatggggtacCAACTACCAAGTGAAGCTCCCAGCCCGTTCCCCTTGAAACCACATTTCCATAGCCTGTATAAGCAAAGCCCTCAGAACAGCCAATAGCTGCTGCCGTCTCCTCATGAGCAGCTCTATGCTGGGCTGGGCACCATAGGGAGATGGGAGCAAAGGAGGAGAGAGTCTCTCTACCCTCAGTACTGCTAGCACCATTGCAACCTGCTGGATCTCATGAGGAATCACTGCAGCCATGATGGATGCATGAGGGAGATGGTTGTCATAGCTGCAGCAAGCTGACAGAAAATCTAATGGAAAATCCCAGGCAGCCATTTGCATTTTTAAGATTGTAAATAAGATGAGACTTTCAGGCCCCACTTAGACACTCTGCAGGACCTGAACTTAATGCCTGCTGGGTGAAAATTAAGTTCTGGTAGACTGTCAGTCAGCATAGTTCACGCAGCCAGAAACCCAGATAATTTCCccaaggcaataagaagaggttctataaatacattgtgaacaagagaaagacaaaggaaagctTAGATcttctacttagcagggaaggagagataataactgatgacatcaagaaggtcgagttatttaatgcctattttgcttcaatcttcacaaaaaggttaattgtgaccagatgcttaacataattaatattaacaagggggaacaaacacaagccagaataaggagagaactggttaaaaatatCTAGATAAGTCAAATGTATTTATGTTAgcagggcctgataaaattcaCCCTTGAGTCATTTAGGGACTAGCTGAAGCTATCCCAGAACTATTAGGATTATCTGCAGGAACTCATGGGGGACAGTTGAGATTCTgcaggactggagaagggcagacatggtacctatctttaaaacagggaacaaagaggacctgggaaattacagaccagtcagccttactttgatacctagaaagatactggaagaaattattaaacaatcagtttgtaagcacctgaaggataatagggtgatacgtaatagccaacatggaattgtcaagaacaaatcatgcaaaacaaactaatttccttctttgacaggattactggcctagtggatggggggaagctgtagatgtaatatatcttgactttagtgaggcttttgacacagccccTATGACAGTCTCATAAGGAAACAAACGTGATCTAAATTAAATTACTACAAGGTAAGTGCAGAACTAGTTGAAAAaacatactcaaagagtaattatcaatggtttgctgtcaaacttggACAGTGTATCTAACAGTGTCCTGTAAGGGTCTGTTCTGGGTttggtattattcaatattttctttaatgacttgaataatggagtaaagagtatgcttataaaatttgcagatgacaccaagctgggagaggttgcaacaATTTTGgggaacaggattagaattcaaaacaccttgacaaattggagaattggcctttaatcaacaaaatgaaatttaataaagtcaaatgcaaagtactacacttcggAAGGCTAAATCAAacgcacacatacaaaatggaaaataagtGGTTAGtcagtaatactgctgaaaaagatctaggggtcatagtggatttcAAACTAAATATGAaccaacaatgtgatacagttgtgaaaaagactaatattctagggcaggggtgggcaaactacggcctgtgggccagatctagcccaccagccattttaagccggcccccaagctcccgctggggagcggggtctggggcttgcccctctccggcactccagccggggagcagggtcgggggctgctccacgcggctcccggaagcagtggcatggcctCCCTTCAGCTCCTACgcactccaatggccccctccagcgCTCCAACGAGAACTGCAgtggacggggcagcatgcagagtcgCCTGGTCATGCCTCTGCACAGGAGCTGGAAaaggaacatgccgctgcttccgggagcagcttgaggtaagcgccacccagagcctgcacccctgagcctctctccatgctccaacctcctgccctgatcctcctcccaccccccaaactccttgatcacagcccagagcaccctccagcaccccaaactcctcatccccaaccccaccccagagcctgcacccggagccctcaccccttttcccccctcccgaactccagcccagagcccccttctgcagcctgaactcctcattttgggccccaccccagagcccgcacccccaaccagaaccCTCACTCCCTCTCGCACCTcagccccaattttgtgagcattcatggcctgtcATACTATTtgtattcccagatgtggccctccggCCAAAAGGTTTATCCACCCCTGTTCTAGGGTATATTAACACAgctgttgtatgtaagacatgagaggtaattgtcccaATGTACTTGGCGCTGGCGAGGTCTCTGCTGGAGaattgtgtctagttttgggcaccacactttaagaaagatgtggacaaactggagaaagtccagaggtgAACaggaaaaattatgaaaaattaaaaaagcagatAAATGTGAAAGGTTAAGAAAATTTGGTATTTTAGTCCTGAGAaaggaagactgagggaggaccggataacaatcttcaaatatggtaagggctgttataaagaggatggtgatcaattattctccatgccCATTaatggtaggacaagaagtaatggatttAATCTGCAGgtagatttaggttaaatattagaaaAAGCTTTGTATCTATACAGATAATTAaactctgaaataggcttccaagggaggttgtggaatccctgtcattggaggtttttaagaacacactggacaaacacctgtcagggatggtctaggttgtGCCTCTGCATGGGAGAATGGATTAGATGATTTCTCGGGgttctttccagccctacatttctatgaactTTTGGGCAGTCcggtcagaaaatggaatttgtttctgtggaaaatttacacttttctatgaaaaaaaatctaaaactcaAGTATTTTGGCCCAGAACAGAAGTATTCCAATTAGGCACTGAGTACTCAGACTCTCtagtcagactacatctcccataatgcatcaGGGTTCCCTCTTGGAGAGGAGAAGCGAGTGCATCGTgagagatgtagtctggctgaaGAGCCCTACCCATAGAGGAAAATGGGGACATGACGAAACTCAACTACAACTCCCATTAGGCACAATGGCTGCAAAGCCAACTTGTCATATTTTGCATTTTGGatgaaatatttctctttctGAGCACTTGGTTTTctgacaaaatcaaaattttccatggaaagtagACACCACAAATCTCATTTAGCCAAATGCCAATTTTTCCATCAACAAAAAAGTTTGAATAGAAAATTTTCACCTATTCTTATGCATGGGGTTGCTTTCTTCCCTTATTACCCTGCCAAACTGTGTTTGTGATGGTATATTCACGGAAGATCTTGCCAGCTATCCTATAGCACCCAAGTTACTGGAAACATGGCTGGGAATTGCAGATGCTGCCATATGGCCCCATGCACACTGGGACATCCTCATTCCCTATGGTGACCACAGTTCCAATGTATTGGATTAGTCCTGCTTTAGTGATATTTCCTGTCATCCTTCTTAGTTctaggtgtaacccttctgccaggtggagccagcagcgaCAATGGCCGGGTTCAGTGTCTAAGGGTTCCTTTTCAagaatacaacacagaactggctcaggcccccaccccccagtgacctgggacaattacacaccaccccctgggcacctctaagaggcaatacttcccctcgcGCAACCTCTGAGTGTAATAAAAAGAGGGAAGTAacacagcattaatttgggaaaacaccgcaactagggttcataaacataaaccatgagcaaaagacccacccccaagtaagttgggcagtgtccttttcccctaaggttcttaaatccagcaacccaaaagtcccttttgcatgcccatcccttctcagtaccccactcacagttgctgtccttggccagcgcagccccagagttcagaggttcatcagCACAGTTCACCTCCCACTCTGTGTGGAAGAGGGGGATAAGGAGGCACCTTATATGCTCCGCTGCTTGGGCACTCGCTCATCACCCCAATGGCTGATTGCCACGCCCTGCCTCTCCGcaaggctctgctctggccctctccaccagtTGCCCTGCTAGCCCCCCCCCTTAACatagctctcagtgatttcagctgttaagGGTAGGAGCCTTACTACTAGGGCCCATAAGGCAGTttcttgcaatagagacactaTCTCAAAGTAAGTCTAACATTTtaacctaggtatcagtgatttcagctctagacCCATAAAATAAAATTCCCCATTAAGTCTAAactagctcttttattatactaTAAACAGATAACACTTCAAAGAAAACCTACACCACCAGATACTGCTGCTCATCCCCACCTTCTCTTAACTCACTGTGCtctggaacccatgtcccctgccgagcgagtgccattcagttgagggtgagttcCTTCAtcagggtatgccaggtacagttctgctacccttggttcacacaacaaggataacaaccctttactactcctgccccaataacaaggagactggggatccaacatcagccacaagtgatcatttggggaAGGAATCCCATCATGCtaagcacctaggcagggtgggtgtgtctatgcaaacaagatcagctcctgaagtgttttccacagctcaccactagatgtcagaggagagctcattcagactgcTTACATCTGGAAGTTTCACTTGAACCCTGCGATGTCTAGTCATCTCTTCCCCTTGGGCAGTGCTGAGTAGAGGAGTCCAGAGACAACAGTTCCTGCAACAGAGGTGGAACAGCTTTGGGACCTGGCAGATTTTCAGCAGGCAAAGGAATAGAGTGGCTACTTTAAGGGTAGGGTAGGACATGCAGGGGCCAAGGGGTGGGTGGAGAAGCTGGGAGACCAGGGGCCCACTGTGCTAGCAGGAGAGGTACAAATAGGTAGGGGCAGCATGGTTGATAGGAAGAGTAAGCATGATTTTAAGGGAAGGAGAATTGTTTCACTGTGAGGTAttgtttaaagcaggggtggccaacctgtggctccggagtcaAATGCGGCTCTTCATAaattaatatgtggctccttgtataggcatcgACTCCGGGCCTGGAGCTACAGGCgtcaactttccagtgtgctgggggatgctcactgctcaacccctggctctgccacaggcattgcccccactccaccccttcccagcccctcccctgaacttgcagtgccctcgctcctccccctcccatcccagagcctcctgcatgtcgcgaaacagctgattgggaggtgcgggaaGGGAGGgcgaggtgctgattggcagggctgccggtgggtgggaggcgctgggagcggggtgggggagctgctgatgtattactgtggctctttggcaatgtacaccattaaattctggctccttctcaagctcaggttggccatccccGGTTTAAGGGGATGGAGTCTAATAATGGGAGCAGCATTGCTTGAGGGGAGGTGTTTTCATGTtgggaggagagtgggtttggCAGCAGACAATCTTTTTTGCCTCAGCTGATCATCGTAAAAAATAACACAGGCTCACCAAACTTCTTATCTAGTTATAGCTCATTGATATCTCATGTATTGGCTGCAgttgaagattttttaaaaaggttaataGTAATTTTTGCTGTTATCCTTCGTAATTGAAATTTGTCCTTCAGTGGAGGttgacaaataattttttttctacagAGACTTCCATATGCCTGTCTTGTCCTATTGTTCCCAATCAAATGGGGCTGAAAGTGTCCTTAACTAAACCCTCTTTGAGAATGGGCACTGCCTCCCGTTGCTCCTAAGAGGAGgcttgcttttttaaattatctGCCGTTAAATGGTGCAGTGCTCCATTAATGATCTCCAATTTATTTCACTTCCTCAATAGTAAATTAGTCTCTGGGAAGGATGAGGTAATTTTAGATAGGTTTTCCCTAATCCCTTTAGCAATGAGAGTGTCTTGCATATCACAGTCCTGTAATAGGGCCTTCTGCTGGCTCAGTTGCAGCGAGCCTGGGTAAGGGAGACTGATCCAATGCAATATAATTTTAAAGAGGCCACTGGACCATTTTCAAGGCACAGGCTCAGAGTTTCTGCCACAGACGCTTGAAGGCTTGCAGGAATAACATCCCCATCCACACTCAAAAAGGTATGAAAGTGACAGAGGGAGAGCCCCATTTTGGTTCAACAAAAGTATTTTCCATGCACTGTGGATTGTTTTGGAATAGCCCTTGCTAGTAAATCGAAGATTCTACACTGCAAACTCCTTCCGCATTATaacctctttggagcagggaccaccTTTATTCCTGCATTTTGTACAGCACAGAGCACACACATTGTCAGCAATTGAATATTGCCAACCCCATGCACTGAAAAATTACAAGACAGGcatcccaaaatcatg of Natator depressus isolate rNatDep1 chromosome 11, rNatDep2.hap1, whole genome shotgun sequence contains these proteins:
- the LOC141996267 gene encoding UDP-glucuronosyltransferase 1A8-like isoform X4, translating into MLTALLLRYQFAAWMLLLMIAGFSEGGKLVVVPMDGSHWLSMRQVVENLSQRGHEVVVVVPQVNWQLRITGNYTMKTYPVSYTKEDMDVNLQTYVDAHLKGQPFPFNVLSIHNSSVAIFSLIFSNCKSLFNHKELMQYLKQSDFDALLTDPISLCGALVANYFSLPCVFFMRALPCNLHYKANQCPDPLSYVPRIFTMNSDYMTFSQRLKNVLVDSVEFLYCNSFYAQGLSFASEVLQRDVTLLDLLSSTSIWLMRYDFVFEYPRPVMPNMVFIGGINCGARKALHEEFESIVNASGEHGFVVFSLGSMVSEIPMKKAKQIAEAFGKIPQTVLWRYTGEAPPNLANNTKLIKWLPQNDLLAHPKARAFITHGGSHGIYEGICNGVPMVLMPLFGDQMDNAKRIESRGAGVTLNVLEMTSKDLSDALNAVINDKSYKENIMHLSALHLDRPIHPLDLAVYWVEFVMRHKGAPHLRPAAHDLNWIQYHSLDVIAFLLAAVLVTVFISLKCCLSCCRKCFCKKGRVSKSRKSKAE